The proteins below come from a single Columba livia isolate bColLiv1 breed racing homer chromosome 28, bColLiv1.pat.W.v2, whole genome shotgun sequence genomic window:
- the ARHGEF2 gene encoding LOW QUALITY PROTEIN: rho guanine nucleotide exchange factor 2 (The sequence of the model RefSeq protein was modified relative to this genomic sequence to represent the inferred CDS: deleted 1 base in 1 codon), which produces MWKQESGRAHPSAPSPRPAQTGLPGGRAAGVQHGGARRVPGAPRRGPGGDPPAPGTAPSAPAEEEEEEEEGDEERFQGVPLRRSRVPRAPGCSRDPFRRHSWEPGTALLGGPGCHRLSVSPDDVGSSAERLGGPWRDPRRAPLLHSNDDLGSLLSEEDEDGADAQQEDARYRPSAHALSKSASLGVIDTFPDWDDIPPFASQQSLFHGFGSLGQLAGGRRDETPLGRTLSFIRRMTGKTKSKEKMKEGKEKVTMTVKEGKDKDARYTNGHLFSTITVSGTTMCFACNKSITAKEALSCPTCNVTIHNRCKDTLPNCTKVKQKQQKAALLKNSSALQSVSLRNKNAIRERPNSAIYPSESFRQTLLGPRRGRPSLSLSKSVSTTNIAGTFNDESPLGIRRILSQSTDSLNMRNRTLSVESLIDEGPDVVLNQLLSDLETDGKDFEADSWSLAVDNSFLQQHKMDVMKRQDVIYELIQTELHHVRTLKIMGSLFRRAMLEELALDPGTVHGIFPGLDELRQIHQRFLAQLLERRRHSLACDSNKNFVIDRLGDILVNQFSGASAEQLRKAYSEFCSRHTRALKEYKELLARDKRFQQFIRRMTRSPLLRRHGVPECILLVTQRITKYPVLIERILKNSKDNEAEVADLSRALALVKELISAVNAEVHACELSARLGDVHRRLDGRARVPLPGESRHGVFGKDELLRRRLVHSGCLLWKTAAGRFKDVLVLLLTDVLVFLQEKDQKFTFPTLDKPPVISLQNLLVRDIANQEKGMFLLSAAPPEMYEVHAASRDDRNTWMRLIQQTVSLCPSRQDFPLIETETEASIRKLKDRIQQHDRQISALLEEKVGLFADMLALASGCEEPPAPLAPPRPLFRCDSPEASQGEKLLHDAIREVESLKETLTCAGRDRDHDNVTEGESCPSPGASNGDAGSFNGSLEFCRADSDTGQRDGNGNQLLQRGSQEEINQRLLNLYSLLHGLQAVVTRQDTLLELHLQEAAEKPSRRGSHPVTPTELPARGGEKPGAVPGAVTGAVTGATELALLQRQHALVQEELCRCRQLCQERAQEAAALETRLRDSERERGRLERELEEARGPRQDAAGRRRGGTEPRRRSLPAGDALYLSFTPPQLGHGAPPAACRTRPPPFAAPRPELDYRGGGDPEALRGAEDALDTLLEDEDLGSGRSPPASPRDFPRMQDIPEEVESSQELRDGDGDS; this is translated from the exons ATGTGGAAACAGGAAAGCGGGCGAGctcatcccagtgctcccagtccccgcCCAGCCCAAACCGGGCTGCCTGGGGGCAGAGCTGCGGG GGTCCAGCATGGAGGGGCCCGACGCGTTCCTGGGGCCCCGCGAAGGGGCCCTGGGGGGGATCCCCCGGCACCCGGTACCGCCCCCAGCGCCCcggccgaggaggaggaggaggaggaggaaggggacgAAGAGCGTTTTCAGGGGGTGCCGCTGCGCCGCTCCCGCGTCCCGCGAGCCCCGGGCTGCTCCCGGGACCCGTTCCGCCGGCACAGCTGGGAGCCGGGCACCGCGCTGCTGGGGGGCCCCGGCTGCCACCGCCTCAG CGTGAGCCCCGATGACGTGGGCTCCAGCGCGGAGCGGCTGGGGGGGCCCTGGCGGGACCCCCGGCGAGCCCCCCTGCTCCACAGCAACGACGACCTGGGGTCCCTGCTCTCCGAGGAGGACGAGGACGGGGCCGATGCGCAG CAGGAGGATGCCCGGTACCGGCCCAGCGCCCACGCCCTCTCCAAATCCGCGTCCCTTGGCGTCATCGACACCTTCCCCGACTGGGACG ACATTCCGCCGTTCGcctcccagcagagcctgtTCCATGG CTTCGGGAGCCTCGGGCAGCTGGCGGGGGGGCGCCGGGACGAGACCCCCCTGGGCCGGACCCTCAGCTTCATCCGCAGGATGACGGGGAAGACGAAG AGCAAGGAGAAGatgaaggaggggaaggagaaggtgaCAATGACGGTGAAGGAGGGGAAGGACAAGGACGCCCGGTACACCAACGGCCACCTCTTCAGCACCATCACCGTGTCCGGCACCACCATGTGCTTCGCCTGCAACAAGAGCATCACGGCCAAGGAGGCGCTGAGCTGCCCCA cctgcAATGTCACCATCCACAACCGCTGCAAGGACACGCTGCCCAACTGCACCAAGGTGAAGCAGAAG CAGCAGAAGGCGGCGCTGCTCAAGAACAGCTCGGCGCTGCAGTCGGTCTCGCTGCGCAATAAAA ATGCCATCCGGGAGCGCCCCAACTCGGCCATTTACCCCTCGGAGAGCTTCCGGCAGACGCTGCTGGGCCCGCGCCGCGGCCggccctccctgtccctctccaaGAGCGTCTCCACCACCAACATCGCAGG GACGTTCAACGACGAGTCTCCCCTGGGGATCCGGCGCATCCTGTCCCAGTCCACCGACTCGCTCAACATGCGCAACCGCACGCTGTCCGTGGAGTCGCTCATCGACGAag GCCCCGACGTCGTCCTCAACCAGCTGCTGAGCGACCTGGAGACGGACGGGAAAGACTTCGAGGCGGATTCGTGGAGCTTGGCCGTGGACAACagcttcctgcagcagcacaagatGGACGTGATGAAGCGCCAGGACGTCATCTACG AGCTGATCCAGACCGAGCTGCACCACGTGCGCACGCTGAAGatcatgggcagcctgttccgcaGGGCCATGCTGGAGGAGCTGGCGCTGGACCCCGGCACTGTGCACGGCATCTTCCCCGGCCTGGACGAGCTGCGCCAGATCCACCAGCGCTTCCTGGCCCAGCTGCTCGAGCGGCGCCGCCACTCGCTGGCCTGCGACAGCAACAAGAACTTCGTCATCGACAGGCTGGGGGACATCCTGGTCAACCAG TTTTCGGGCGCCAGCGCGGAGCAGCTGAGGAAGGCGTACTCGGAGTTCTGCAGCCGGCACACGCGCGCCCTGAAGGAGTACAAGGAGCTGCTGGCGCGGGACAAGCGCTTCCAGCAGTTCATCCGG AGGATGACGCGGTCCCCGCTGCTGCGGCGTCACGGCGTCCCCGAGTGCATCCTGCTGGTGACGCAGAGGATCACCAAGTACCCGGTGCTCATCGAGCGCATCCTCAAGAACTCCAAAG ACAACGAGGCCGAGGTGGCGGACCTGTCACGGGCGCTGGCGCTGGTGAAGGAGCTGATCTCGGCGGTGAACGCCGAGGTGCACGCCTGCGAGCTGAGCGCGCGGCTGGGGGACGTGCACCGGCGCCTGGACGGGCGGGCGCGCGTGCCGCTGCCCGGCGAGAGCCGCCACGGCGTCTTCGGCAAGGACGAGCTGCTGCGGCGCCGGCTGGTGCACAGCGGCTGCCTGCTCTGGAAAACCGCCGCCGGGCGCTTCAAAG acgtgctggtgctgctgctgacgGACGTTCTCGTCTTCCTGCAAGAGAAGGACCAGAAGTTCACGTTCCCCACGCTG GACAAACCCCCCGTGATCTCGCTGCAAAACCTGCTGGTGCGGGACATCGCCAACCAGGAGAAGGGGATGTTCCTGCTGAGCGCGGCGCCGCCCGAGATGTACGAGGTGCACGCGGCCTCGCGTGACGACCGCAACACCTGGATGCGCCTGATCCAGCAGACGGTCAGCCT CTGTCCCAGCCGCCAGGACTTTCCCTTGATTGAAACGGAGACCGAAGCGTCTATACGCAAGCTGAAAG acCGCATCCAGCAGCACGACCGGCAGATCTCGGCgctgctggaggagaaggtCGGGCTCTTTGCCGACATGCTGGCGCTGGCCAGCGGCTGCGAGGAGCCCCCGGCCCCCCTGGCTCCCCCCCGGCCCCTGTTCCGCTGCGACTCGCCCGAGGCTTCGCAaggggagaagctgctgcacGACGCCATCCGGGAGG TGGAGAGCCTGAAGGAGACACTCACCTGCGCCGGACGCGACCGGGACCACGACAACGTCACCGAGGGCgagagctgccccagccccggcGCCAGCA ACGGTGACGCCGGCAGCTTCAACGGCTCCCTGGAGTTCTGCAGGGCGGATTCGGACACCGGGCAGAGG GATGGGAATGGGAACCAGCTCCTGCAGAGAGGATCCCAGGAG GAGATCAACCAGCGGCTGCTGAACCTCTACAGCCTCCTGCACGGGCTGCAG GCGGTGGTGACCCGGCAGGACAcgctgctggagctgcacctGCAAGAAGCCGCCGAGAAACCATCCCGGCGCGGTTCCCACCCGGTGACCCCGACCGAGCTGCCGGCGCGAGGGGGCGAGAAGCCTGGGGCTGTTCCCGGGGCTGTCACCGGGGCTGTCACCGGCGCCACGGAGCTGGCGCTGCTGCAGCGGCAGCACGCGCTggtgcaggaggagctgtgccGCTGCCGGCAGCTGTGCCAGGAGCGGGCGCaggaggcggcggcgctggAGACGCGGCTGCGGGACAGCGAGCGCGAGCGCGGGCGGCTGGAgcgggagctggaggaggcGCGGGGGCCGCGGCAGGACGCGGCGGGACGGCGGCGTGGGGGCACGGAGCCGCGGCGCCGCAGTCTGCCCGCCGGGGACGCGCTGTACCTCAGCTTCACCCCCCCACAG CTGGgccacggcgcccccccc gCAGCCTGTCGTACCCGCCCCCCCCCCTTCGCCGCCCCCCGGCCGGAGCTGGATtaccggggcgggggggacccCGAGGCGCTGCGCGGGGCCGAGGACGCGCTGGACACGCTGCTGGAGGACGAGGACCTGGGGAGCGGGCGCTCgccccccgccagcccccgAG ATTTCCCGCGCATGCAGGACATCCCTGAGGAGGTGGagagcagccaggagctgcGGGACGGCGACGGGGACAGTTAG